Proteins co-encoded in one Papaver somniferum cultivar HN1 chromosome 5, ASM357369v1, whole genome shotgun sequence genomic window:
- the LOC113280390 gene encoding NAC domain-containing protein 2-like, translating to MVLNKGVLPPGYKFMPSDKQIIKDYLVRKVQNTLPDVSWFILEKDIYRYSNPFLLFQEIQRNQGYFFTPITKVSSCGKNVNRKTGDGTWSGQKPTTLKDDDKKPIGTKRMYNFEWNVPKEKKREVEREKGHWIMHEYSLLPDYYTNNNIKADPDKEATKSPSTDAVPAVEPPANNRSSISWVPSPLPAETSTSKFVDLEAAPVFNNVESSSDWVASSPPVFNNVESHLNNGKLSEASAPVFSNAELSEWVPSQPPAMKTTDPYVPVPVPPAPTSMLSASMPDFDEFVNDDGWEEFFSFDNNGLPAVKDSLNTTTPDNNEWENLDDLLPTSEDKLNSSTPRDNSYTYYDSRKVLKASDSEAVKISKLGWDPVAYKAYFPNFEPMY from the exons ATGGTGTTAAATAAAGGAGTATTACCTCCAGGTTATAAGTTTATGCCAAGCGACAAACAAATAATTAAAGATTATCTGGTTAGAAAGGTCCAAAACACTCTCCCGGATGTTAGTTGGTTTATCTTGGAGAAAGACATCTACAGGTATTCAAATCCGTTCCTCCTGTTTCAAGAGATCCAGAGAAACCAAGGATACTTTTTCACTCCCATAACCAAAGTGAGTTCATGTGGTAAGAATGTGAATCGAAAAACCGGAGATGGAACATGGAGTGGACAAAAACCAACAACCCTAAAAGATGATGATAAAAAACCAATTGGAACGAAAAGAATGTACAACTTCGAATGGAATGTTCCCAAGGAAAAGAAACGTGAAGTTGAACGTGAGAAGGGTCACTGGATCATGCATGAATATTCGTTGCTCCCCGATTATTACACAAACAACAATATAAAG GCGGATCCCGA CAAAGAGGCAACGAAATCTCCCTCAACGGATGCAGTGCCTGCTGTAGAGCCACCAGCTAACAATAGATCTTCAATATCATGGGTTCCATCACCACTGCCAGCAGAAACATCTACATCAAAATTTGTGGATTTAGAGGCAGCACCAGTTTTCAATAACGTAGAATCATCATCAGATTGGGTTGCATCATCACCACCAGTTTTCAATAACGTAGAATCCCATTTAAACAACGGAAAATTATCAGAAGCATCTGCACCAGTTTTCAGTAACGCAGAATTATCAGAATGGGTTCCATCACAACCACCGGCAATGAAGACAACGGATCCTTATGTGCCTGTGCCAGTACCACCTGCACCAACAAGTATGCTTTCAGCCTCGATGCCTGACTTTGATGAATTTGTCAATGATGATGGATGGGAGGAGTTCTTTTCCTTCGATAATAATGGTTTACCAGCTGTTAAAGATAGCCTTAACACTACTACTCCAGATAATAATGAGTGGGAAAATCTGGATGATCTGTTACCAACTTCTGAAGATAAACTTAATAGTAGTACTCCGCGGGATAACAGCTATACCTACTACGACTCGAGAAAGGTATTAAAAGCAAGTGATTCTGAAGCAGTGAAGATTTCCAAGCTTGGATGGGATCCTGTTGCTTATAAAGCATATTTCCCCAATTTTGAACCCATGTACTAA
- the LOC113280391 gene encoding uncharacterized protein LOC113280391 has translation MSTETAKWCNSLEKSLCELLIVQILGGKKPKSFVKEAWIEVKDEFNKKNGQNFTMDQIKNRYNLFRVRPNDMKKLMSLSGFEWDSEDKKIIVDDEGVWDAYLGEYPDKKKYKTNGFPIYEELCTIFGGSTATGSNAYASAQSVDDDTPVKSSRQGSSVVGVEEVSESSTEKDNERGKRKAPATIGYGQTKRATSTAGLSEALFAIADATKAKHVIDLDKDLFSIPNFTKYLQSLDGVSVRSLMGALEKFQDAGWRQVFMSLDPNNQKEWLKSLGS, from the exons ATGTCGACTGAGACTGCCAAATGGTGTAATAGTTTGGAAAAAAGCCTATGTGAACTTTTGATAGTTCAAATACTTGGTGGTAAGAAGCCTAAATCATTTGTGAAAGAAGCTTGGATTGAAGTAAAagatgaattcaacaagaaaaatggacagaattttACTATGGATCAGATTAAGAATAGGTATAATTTGTTCAGGGTTAGACCCAATGACATGAAGAAGCTCATGTCCCTTAGTGGCTTTGAATGGGATTCAGAAGATAAAAAGATTATAGTTGACGACGAAGGAGTGTGGGATGCATATCTTGGG GAATACCCGGATAAAAAAAAGTATAAGACAAATGGTTTCCCTATCTATGAAGAGTTATGTACCATTTTTGGCGGTTCAACTGCAACTGGTTCTAATGCATATGCTTCGGCTCAGAGCGTAGATGATGATACTCCAGTTAAGTCCTCGAGGCAGGGGTCGTCCGTTGTTGGGGTGGAAGAAGTAAGTGAAAGCTCAACTGAGAAAGATAATGAAAGAGGAAAGCGAAAAGCTCCAGCAACAATTGGTTATGGTCAAACTAAGCGAGCTACAAGTACTGCTGGTCTGAGTGAAGCTTTGTTTGCTATTGCTGATGCCACAAAAGCTAAACATGTTATTGATTTGGATAAGGACCTTTTTTCAATTCCAAATTTTACAAAGTATTTGCAATCTCTTGATGGCGTGAGTGTTCGAAGTTTAATGGGGGCGTTAGAGAAGTTTCAAGATGCTGGATGGAGACAAGTTTTTATGTCACTAGATCCTAATAATCAGAAGGAATGGTTGAAGAGTCTCGGGTCTTAG
- the LOC113280392 gene encoding protein ALP1-like, with amino-acid sequence MEKFVFLRLTHILRERKLLRDGRWVTIEEQLAIFLLTIGHNEDNRMLQERFQHSGETISRYFNEVLRAIMELSKELIKPPSFSETPAEILNNSKYFPWFKDCIGAIDGTHIKVIVPLAQQTPYFDRKGNISQNVMAICSFDLKFTYIYAGWEGSANDSRILWEALSNRSLMFPHAPEGKYYVVDAGYPNMPGFLAPYRGVRYHLHDRRRGSNGRFTAKELFNFGHSSLRNAIERSFGVLKYHFPILIDPASFPYNTQVQILIATCAIHNFIRTESKSDELFAYYANEENVIDVDTSPPDEPAFSGMYAHQQRRSEMNHVRDEIADAMYRFRYRN; translated from the exons ATGGAGAagtttgttttcttaaggttgacTCACATTTTAAGAGAAAGAAAACTTTTACGTGACGGTCGATGGGTCACCATAGAAGAGCAATTGGCGATTTTCCTTCTCACGATTGGACATAATGAAGATAATAGAATGTTACAAGAAAGATTTCAACATTCCGGTGAAACTATAAGTAGATACTTCAATGAAGTATTGAGAGCCATCATGGAACTTTCCAAGGAACTTATAAAACCTCCTTCTTTCTCTGAGACTCCAGCTGAAATACTCAACAACTCTAAATATTTCCCATGGTTCAAG GATTGTATTGGCGCTATAGACGGAACACATATTAAAGTGATTGTACCACTAGCCCAACAAACACCGTACTTCGATAGGAAAGGAAATATATCACAAAACGTGATGGCAATATGTTCGTTTGATTTGAAATTCACATATATCTACGCTGGATGGGAAGGATCGGCAAATGATTCAAGAATTTTATGGGAAGCTTTGAGTAATAGAAGTTTGATGTTTCCTCATGCCCCTGAAG GAAAGTATTATGTTGTTGATGCTGGATATCCAAACATGCCTGGTTTTCTTGCTCCATATCGGGGAGTTCGTTATCACTTACATGACCGTAGAAGAGGAAGCAATGGAAGGTTCACTGCAAAGGAGTTGTTTAATTTTGGGCATTCttcattaaggaatgcaatcgagCGAAGCTTTGGAGTTCTTAAATATCACTTTCCAATTTTGATAGATCCTGCCTCATTTCCATACAACACCCAGGTACAAATATTAATAGCAACATGTGCAATTCACAATTTCATTAGGACGGAATCCAAGTCTGATGAACTGTTTGCATATtatgcaaatgaagaaaatgtcATAGATGTTGATACATCCCCGCCTGATGAACCGGCGTTTAGTGGTATGTACGCACATCAACAAAGAAGAAGTGAAATGAATCACGTGAGAGATGAAATTGCCGATGCCATGTATAGATTTCGATACCGAAACTAG